In a single window of the Saccharothrix australiensis genome:
- a CDS encoding OFA family MFS transporter, which yields MGFLDRARTVAPPGWNRWLVPPAALSVHLAIGQVYAWSVFKPPLEGALGLSGTRSALPFQVAIVMLGLSAAFGGTLVERNGPRWAMAVSATCFSSGFLISALGAWTGWFWLVVLGYGLVGGVGLGIGYISPVSTLIKWFPDRPGLATGIAIMGFGGGALIASPWSAGMLEAFGRTGAGIALAFLVHGVAYAVFMSVGVLLVRVPAEAAERSPARSSFGVSARNAVRTPQFWCLWVVLCCNVTAGIGILEKASPMIRDFFAGTATPVAAGAAAGFVALLSLANMAGRIVWSSTSDLVGRKNVYRVYLGVGAVTYLVLALAGDASTVLFVVCAMLVLSFYGGGFATVPAYLKDLFGTYQVGAIHGRLLTAWSVAGVLGPLIVNAVADRAEAAGEAGPGRYTTSLHVMIALLVVGFAANELVRPVAGRHHEPSAGGASR from the coding sequence GTGGGCTTCCTCGACCGGGCGCGCACGGTCGCGCCGCCGGGCTGGAACCGCTGGCTGGTGCCGCCCGCCGCGCTGTCGGTGCACCTGGCGATCGGCCAGGTGTACGCGTGGAGCGTGTTCAAGCCGCCGCTGGAGGGCGCGCTCGGCCTGTCCGGCACGCGGAGCGCGCTGCCGTTCCAGGTGGCCATCGTGATGCTCGGGCTGTCGGCGGCGTTCGGCGGCACGCTGGTCGAGCGCAACGGCCCCCGGTGGGCGATGGCGGTGTCCGCGACGTGCTTCTCGTCCGGGTTCCTGATCTCGGCGCTCGGCGCGTGGACCGGGTGGTTCTGGCTGGTCGTGCTGGGTTACGGGCTGGTCGGCGGCGTCGGCCTGGGCATCGGGTACATCTCGCCGGTGTCGACGCTGATCAAGTGGTTCCCGGACCGGCCGGGCCTGGCCACCGGCATCGCGATCATGGGGTTCGGCGGCGGCGCGCTGATCGCGTCGCCCTGGTCGGCCGGGATGCTGGAGGCGTTCGGCCGGACCGGCGCGGGGATCGCCCTGGCGTTCCTGGTGCACGGCGTGGCGTACGCGGTGTTCATGTCGGTGGGCGTGCTGCTGGTGCGCGTGCCCGCCGAGGCGGCCGAGCGGTCGCCGGCGCGGTCGTCGTTCGGCGTGTCGGCGCGCAACGCCGTGCGGACGCCGCAGTTCTGGTGCCTGTGGGTGGTGCTGTGCTGCAACGTCACGGCGGGCATCGGCATCCTGGAGAAGGCGTCGCCGATGATCCGGGACTTCTTCGCCGGCACCGCCACCCCGGTCGCGGCGGGCGCCGCCGCCGGGTTCGTCGCGCTGCTGTCGCTGGCCAACATGGCGGGCCGGATCGTGTGGTCGTCCACATCGGACCTGGTGGGGCGCAAGAACGTCTACCGCGTGTACCTCGGTGTCGGCGCGGTGACGTACCTGGTGCTCGCGCTCGCGGGCGACGCGTCCACGGTGCTGTTCGTGGTGTGCGCCATGCTGGTCCTCTCGTTCTACGGCGGCGGGTTCGCCACCGTCCCGGCCTACCTGAAGGACCTCTTCGGCACCTACCAGGTGGGCGCGATCCACGGCCGCCTGCTGACCGCGTGGTCGGTGGCGGGCGTGCTCGGGCCGTTGATCGTCAACGCGGTCGCCGACCGCGCCGAGGCGGCCGGCGAGGCGGGGCCTGGCCGGTACACGACCTCGCTGCACGTCATGATCGCGCTGCTCGTTGTCGGGTTCGCGGCCAACGAGCTGGTGCGGCCGGTGGCCGGGCGGCACCACGAGCCGTCGGCGGGAGGGGCCTCCCGGTGA
- a CDS encoding MFS transporter small subunit codes for MNRTALPVLAWLWVGLPLAYGLVELIRKVTALFTG; via the coding sequence GTGAACCGGACCGCGCTGCCGGTGCTCGCGTGGCTGTGGGTGGGGCTCCCGTTGGCCTACGGCCTGGTCGAGTTGATCCGCAAGGTGACCGCGCTGTTCACGGGCTAG